The Oleiphilus messinensis DNA segment GCCAATACCATCCGAAAGCAAATGTTTCCCCAGGTTGAAAGTAACTGGTTAACCATTCAGGCAGCCTATCCTGGCGCAGCGCCTCAAGAAGTGGAAGATGGGATCACGCGCAAGGTGGAGGAAGAGCTCCAGTCTATTCAGGGTTTGGAGCGGGTGATCACCTATTCTTCCCGTGGTGCATTTACGGCGTATATCAAAGTAGATCAGGATTACGAGCCCGATGAGGTTCTGGATGATGTGAAGCGCCGGGTTGATGTGATCAACAGTTTACCCGACGGTATGGAGCGACCACTGCTGGAGCGAATTCGTTATCGTCAGGAAGTGGCATACATTAGTTTGTACGGTGATCTGAGCCTGCCCCAGCTTCGGGAGCTGGGGAGTCAGATTCATGATGAGCTTCTGGATATACCGGAAGTTCATATCGCCGAGTTTTATGGTGGGCTTGATTACGAGATCAGTGTCGAAGTCAGCAAAGACAAGTTGCGAGAATACAACTTGAGGTTTACGGATATTGCCAATGCCATTCGAAACCATTCCGCAAATCGATCGGCTGGTCAGATACGTGCAGAGCAGGGCTATATCTCGTTGCGTGTAGAGAATCAGGCCTATCACGGATTTGAATTTGAATCACTTCCGATCCTGACGCGGCAGGATGGTACCCAGGTTTTGCTTTCTGATATCGCCGAAGTTCATGATGGTTTTGAAGAAGGGATTCAATATTCACGATTCAATGGTAAAAACTCTGTGACATTTTTTGTCGGGGCGACCCGCAGTCAAAGTATTACGGATATATCAAAGCGTTTGCAGGACTATGTTGAACAAAGGCAGGCGCGGCTACCGGACGGCGTATCGCTTGATATCTGGGTTGATTTAACCTATTACCTCGAAGGCCGCTTGGACATGATGCTGGAAAACATGCAGTATGGTGCCGTACTGGTGTTTCTTATCCTGGCGCTTTTCCTCAGGATCAAGCTCGCGTTCTGGGTTATGCTCGGGTTGCCTATCAGTTTTCTGGGGGCGCTGTTCATACTGCCCATGGAGTGGGTTGATGTTACGATCAATGTGACGAGTCTGTTTGGTTTTATTCTGGTACTCGGAATTGTTGTTGATGATGCCATTGTCATTGGGGAGAGTGCCCATGCTGAAATAGAAGCTAAGGGGCAGTCGTTAGAAAGTGTTATTCGAGGCGCACAGCGAGTCGCCATGCCCGCGACATTTGGCGTATTAACGACAGTCGCAGCCTTCATGCCAATGGTGCTCAGTGATGGCCCTGAATCCGCATTTTCCCAATCCATCGGGTTTGTTGTTATTTTTTGCCTCTTGTTTTCGTTGATTGAATCGAAGCTTATTTTACCCGCTCACCTGGCGTCGATGCGCCCGGTTAAAGACGCCAGTTCAGGCCCGAGGTCCTGGCTCATTCGCACCAGAAGTCATGTCGATGCAGCGCTGAAGTATGTGGTATCCCGGAACTATCTACCGCTACTGGCGAAAGCGATTACCTACCGTTATGGTGTCCTGACGATTTTTATCAGTATTCTGGTCATAAGCGGCGCACTTTATTACAACGGGATGATCCGGTTTGTGGGCACGCCAAAAATTCCCCACGATTTTCCATCCATCGAGGTGGAAATGCAGGCAATGAGTTCTGAGTCGGCGACTTTAGGTGTCACTCAAGTGATACAGCAAACTATTCGAGATGTAGATCAGGCGCTGGCTACAGAGTTTGGTGCCGGTATGGTGGCCGACATACAGGTGGATTTACGTTCCAGAGTGCGTTCCAGCGTGATGGTGAAACTGATCGATCCGGAACAACGACCGATCGATACTTTCGAGCTGGCCAAACGTTGGCGTGAAGCCTTACCGGATTTACCTGGCGTCAAGCGCATGAAGATAAATGATAACCTGTTTGGATCCGAGCGAGATGATGGCGATCTCAGATTCCAGTTTAAAGGCCGGGATGAAGATGCGCTTGAGCAAGTAGTCAGTGAGTTACGGGAAAAACTTCGCTCAATGAAAGGTGTGGGCGAAATAAATGATAGCCGAAAGGATTTGACCCATGAGCTTCGGCTCGTTTTAAAACCGGTCGCAGATAGCCTGGGATTAACCCTGGCTGATGTGGCAACTCAGGTGGGCTATGGCTTCTACGGACTGGAGGCACAACGAGTGCTCCGCCGAGGGGAAGAAATTAAAGTGATGGTTCGTTACCCGGAAAGTCAACGTAACGGGGTTGGCTTGGTTGATGATATTTTGATTCGTACCGTAGCGGGGGCTGAAGTACCATTGTCGGAAGTTGCCGAGGTGTTGTGGGTACCCAGTGAGGAACAAATTCGCAGGGAAGATGGAACCCGTAATGTCAGTATTTGGGCTTCAGTAAACAGTCAGGATGTTGAGCCTCAAGTCTTGATGAAACAATTGAAGGACGAGTTTATCCCCGAGTTGTTGTCCCGTTATCCGGGGGTAACCAGTGAGGCTGCAGGTCGAATCAAGCGGGAGATGGACAGCCAGGAAACCCAATTACGTAACTTTGTGCTTTCGCTGTTAGCCATTTATGCTTTACTGGCGATTCCATTGCGATCTTATGCTCAGCCTTTGATGATTATGTCGGTTATTCCCTTTGGCATTGTGGGTGCCATGTTAGGACACATTTTGTTAGGCATGGATATGAGTAGTTTGTCGATGTTTGGCGTTATTGCCGCCGCCGGGGTTGTTGTGAATGATTCACTGGTCATGGTTGATTTTGTGAATCGTGCCAGGGCAGAAGGGATACCGCTGGTGGAGTCCGTAATTCAGTCTGGAGCCCGGCGCTTCAGGGCGATCATACTGACATCATTAACAACATTTATCGGTTTGATTCCGATCATACTGGAAACCAGTCTGCAGGCTCAAATTGTTATTCCCATGGCCGTGTCACTGGCCTTCGGTGTTCTGTTTGCCACCGTGATTACCTTGCTGCTTGTCCCGGTGCTTTATGTCATTGGTGCTGATCTTGGCCGTTTCGTGAGGTGGCCACAAACTGGAGCGAAGCCTGCTGAAAATTAATCCTTAGAGGCTTCGTTAGCGTGTTTGTACCAGTACGACATAAAATCTGCATATATCATTTGTTCGATGTTGACGGCTTCTTGTGTCGGGCAAAATAGGGCAACGGTGAATACGTTTTTGCCAATGTCGCTTGTTGTAATCCGGACGCTGGGTTTGAGTGTGCTCAAATGCAGGCCCATGCGCTTTTCGATGATGTGTGCGTATCGTTTAGCGACTTCCTGAAACGGGGCGCAATACTCTTCAACTTTTGCCAGAATAAATTGTCGTGCTTCGAACAGGTTAATGTTCTCGGCATCGCGGACGATTGCGAATGAATGCAAGACATAGCGACGCATGAAATTGAGATTTTGCACTGTATGGGTCACCAGTAGATGGTTAGGGATCGTAAGTGTCTTGCCCGTATAGTCATAGGTTCCTTTTTCGATATCCACTTCGAGCAACGTTGTACTGAGCCAGTCGCTGCGAGCGACTTCACCATAGAATGGCCCGATGCGAACCCAGTCCCCGACGGAGAATGCGCGGGTCGTGGCTTGATAGAACGACCCCATAATACACTGGATAAATTCCCTCAATGCGATCACCAGCGCGACGACAAACGCGGCAATGGAAAGGGCAAAATGCCGTAGCTCGGAAAGCCATATGATAATCAAGCCCACTGCGATAATCAGGCTTGAGAAATTTTTCACAGAGTTGATCCAGCGCTTTGAGTTGTCATCTTCATCCTGGCTCGTTCGCCTGAGTGCGGCAATCAGGCCCATTCTGACGAGATAGCAAATCAGAATAAGTGCCAGGGAAGATATGAGCTTGTTTTCGCTAATCAATTCGTAAATCATGGGGGAATATCGCGTTCCGGTGTTATTGAATAGTAGCCCGCTATTTTGGCACTGGTTCGTTAAAGCTCGCAAGTTTTTAGCAATTTCAATTTTGAGTTTGGGTATGTTACATCCAGTGTGCGCGTGTTCGATTATGGCGCTTCTATCGGTATAGAATTGACATCGAAATGAAAGTTGTCTATTCGTTTCATATTGTGTTGTAAAAATAGGTTTTATTGTGGGTAACAGTCTGTTCTCAAAGTCATCTCCGGAAAATAAGGCCCTGGAAAGCACGCTTCGTGGCACCTGGAAAATTGCGGTAGTGGATGATGATCCTGATGTGGTGGCAGTCACGGAATTGGTGTTGCGCGGACTGCAGGTTGATAATCGTGGTGTCGCGTTTTTGACCGCATCTTCCGCTGAGCAGGCCAAGCAGCTCTTCAATGAGCATGATGACATTGCCATTGCGTTTATCGATGTCGTGATGGAGCGCGAGAATGCGGGGCTGGAGCTTATCCGCTGGATACGTGAGGAGTGTGAAAATCAGAGCACCCGCTTGATTCTCCGTACCGGGCAGCCGGGTCAGGCACCGGAAGAAAGTGTCATTCGAGACTATGATATCAACGATTATAAAAACAAAACGGAGTTGACCTCGACGCGGCTCAAAACGGCTGCCTATGCTGCCATTCGGTCTTACCGGGATATTAAAACACTGGAGTACAGTCGACTCGGTTTGGAGAAAGTTGTTAAATCAACTTGCGAGGTGTTAAAAAGCAAAACCCTCAATCGGTTTGGATCCGCGGTGCTGGAGGAAATAACGGCGTTGTTGCAGCTTAACAGTTCAGCAATTTACGTGGCTTTTTCGAGCGAGAATATCCTCCATGATACGGAGTTGAGTATACTCGCTGCGACGGGGGATTTCGTAGGGATGGCGACACAGTTGGATAGTGATTTAGTTCCTGAACCGATTCGTCATCAGTTACAGTCCGTCTTGATGAGCAAAAAAAGTGTTCATACAGATGAAACTTATATTTCCTATGTTCCCACCAGCTCCCAGACTGCAAACGTGCTATATGTCTCATTTGACGAACCACTGAGTCAGTACAAAAAGAATCTTCTGGATATCTTTTCCACCAATGTTGCCCTGACCTTTGAGAATCTTGCGGTTAAAGAAGATATCGAGGCCACTCAAAAAGAGCTCATGTATGTCCTGGGGGATGCCATCGAGCAACGCAGTAAAGAAACGGGCTCTCATGTTCGCAGAGTCGCGCTGATATGTGAATTATTGGCCAGGGCGCTGAATCTGGAAGAGCCTTTTGTCCAGGCGATTAAACATGCAGCCCCATTGCATGATATCGGCAAGATCGGTATTCCAGAACATATTCTTCACAAGCCGGGTAGTCTTGATAGTCAAGAGTGGGAAATTATGAAAACCCATGCACGGCTGGGTTATGACTTATTGCACAGCTCCAAGCGCGTTCTCGCTCGAGTCGGAGCCAATATTGCCCTGTACCACCACGAGAAATGGGATGGCTCCGGCTATCCAAACGGCTTGGTCGGTGCAGCGATACCCATTGAAGGTCGCATTATGGCAGTGGCGGATGTTCTGGACGCACTGGGTTCGAAGCGATCATACAAGACGCCCTGGTCTGCTGATGAGATCAAGTCCTTTCTGGAGGCTCAGAAAGGCCAACACTTTGACCCGGAAATTTGTGACCTGGCGCTTGAAAATTTTGAAGAAATTATGGCACTGCGTGCTCAGTACCCGGACTCGTTATCTTGATTGATGGCATGCTGAGGGGCATGTGTCTGCTCGACATGGCGTACTTGTCAAGTCGCAGGTTTGCTAATGAAGTAATCTGGATATGAGGTTTTTGCACTATGCAGTCTCACCTGGAGTATCTTTTACTGGCGGTCTCGAAAGCGACCTTTATCGATGATGGTGATCTTGAACGAGCAACACGATTGATACTCAGTGCTACCCTCGAGGGATTGGATGTCGAGCGTGCGGGTATTTGGCTGCTCTCCAGTGATCACTCTGTTATCCGCTGTAAGTTGCTGATCGATAAACATAACAAACTGGAAGCGGATGATCTCGAATTACGTCGTTCTGATTTTCCTAAATACTTTCATGCACTTGACTCCGAGCGTACGATCACCGCCCACAATGCATTAAGTGATCCTTCAACAGTAGAATTCGCAGAGGTCTACCTCCAGCCCTTGGGTATTA contains these protein-coding regions:
- a CDS encoding DUF3369 domain-containing protein, giving the protein MGNSLFSKSSPENKALESTLRGTWKIAVVDDDPDVVAVTELVLRGLQVDNRGVAFLTASSAEQAKQLFNEHDDIAIAFIDVVMERENAGLELIRWIREECENQSTRLILRTGQPGQAPEESVIRDYDINDYKNKTELTSTRLKTAAYAAIRSYRDIKTLEYSRLGLEKVVKSTCEVLKSKTLNRFGSAVLEEITALLQLNSSAIYVAFSSENILHDTELSILAATGDFVGMATQLDSDLVPEPIRHQLQSVLMSKKSVHTDETYISYVPTSSQTANVLYVSFDEPLSQYKKNLLDIFSTNVALTFENLAVKEDIEATQKELMYVLGDAIEQRSKETGSHVRRVALICELLARALNLEEPFVQAIKHAAPLHDIGKIGIPEHILHKPGSLDSQEWEIMKTHARLGYDLLHSSKRVLARVGANIALYHHEKWDGSGYPNGLVGAAIPIEGRIMAVADVLDALGSKRSYKTPWSADEIKSFLEAQKGQHFDPEICDLALENFEEIMALRAQYPDSLS
- a CDS encoding efflux RND transporter permease subunit, whose amino-acid sequence is MTKSANQVTDSPSESARAEEHSAKGMIAWFARNSVAANLLMLFIVVAGVFTANTIRKQMFPQVESNWLTIQAAYPGAAPQEVEDGITRKVEEELQSIQGLERVITYSSRGAFTAYIKVDQDYEPDEVLDDVKRRVDVINSLPDGMERPLLERIRYRQEVAYISLYGDLSLPQLRELGSQIHDELLDIPEVHIAEFYGGLDYEISVEVSKDKLREYNLRFTDIANAIRNHSANRSAGQIRAEQGYISLRVENQAYHGFEFESLPILTRQDGTQVLLSDIAEVHDGFEEGIQYSRFNGKNSVTFFVGATRSQSITDISKRLQDYVEQRQARLPDGVSLDIWVDLTYYLEGRLDMMLENMQYGAVLVFLILALFLRIKLAFWVMLGLPISFLGALFILPMEWVDVTINVTSLFGFILVLGIVVDDAIVIGESAHAEIEAKGQSLESVIRGAQRVAMPATFGVLTTVAAFMPMVLSDGPESAFSQSIGFVVIFCLLFSLIESKLILPAHLASMRPVKDASSGPRSWLIRTRSHVDAALKYVVSRNYLPLLAKAITYRYGVLTIFISILVISGALYYNGMIRFVGTPKIPHDFPSIEVEMQAMSSESATLGVTQVIQQTIRDVDQALATEFGAGMVADIQVDLRSRVRSSVMVKLIDPEQRPIDTFELAKRWREALPDLPGVKRMKINDNLFGSERDDGDLRFQFKGRDEDALEQVVSELREKLRSMKGVGEINDSRKDLTHELRLVLKPVADSLGLTLADVATQVGYGFYGLEAQRVLRRGEEIKVMVRYPESQRNGVGLVDDILIRTVAGAEVPLSEVAEVLWVPSEEQIRREDGTRNVSIWASVNSQDVEPQVLMKQLKDEFIPELLSRYPGVTSEAAGRIKREMDSQETQLRNFVLSLLAIYALLAIPLRSYAQPLMIMSVIPFGIVGAMLGHILLGMDMSSLSMFGVIAAAGVVVNDSLVMVDFVNRARAEGIPLVESVIQSGARRFRAIILTSLTTFIGLIPIILETSLQAQIVIPMAVSLAFGVLFATVITLLLVPVLYVIGADLGRFVRWPQTGAKPAEN
- a CDS encoding mechanosensitive ion channel family protein — its product is MIYELISENKLISSLALILICYLVRMGLIAALRRTSQDEDDNSKRWINSVKNFSSLIIAVGLIIIWLSELRHFALSIAAFVVALVIALREFIQCIMGSFYQATTRAFSVGDWVRIGPFYGEVARSDWLSTTLLEVDIEKGTYDYTGKTLTIPNHLLVTHTVQNLNFMRRYVLHSFAIVRDAENINLFEARQFILAKVEEYCAPFQEVAKRYAHIIEKRMGLHLSTLKPSVRITTSDIGKNVFTVALFCPTQEAVNIEQMIYADFMSYWYKHANEASKD